The following nucleotide sequence is from Flavobacterium sp. N1736.
TTAATTGTTATTCAGGTAATTATCTGAAAATCAAAAGTTTATTTGTTTTGTGAAAATTTATTTTTTAAGCAAAAAATAAGCTGTGTCTAATTTTATAACAGACACAGCTTATTTTAGTTTTTTCTATTGAATTATTTTACAACCGTAGCTTCAAATTCAACTTTCAAAGTTTCAAACAAACTTTTTACTTCCATTAAACTTGTGGCTTGCTGAACTCCGTGTTTGGCAATCCAATCCTGAATGATGTTGAAATGTGGCCAAAGGTCTGCAGTATTGGTCGTATAAATTGTCAGCCTAACAATTCCTTTGGGTTCGTATCCGGCTTTTGCGATTACCTGTTCCAGATTATTCAGGGCAAGTTTTATCTGTGATTCCATGTTTTCATTGCTCGAAGTTCCGTCAGCGTTTACGGCGGCTTGTCCGGAAACATACAATGTTCCTTCCGGATTTTTTACTTCAACGGCTTGGTTATAGCTGCGTTCATTTTGCCATTCCCAGGGATTAATTACTCTTTTTTCCATTTGTTTAGCTTTTTTAGTTTGTGCCAATATTGGCATCGCTGTTAATAATAGTAATGCTAAAATTTTTGATGTTTTTTTCACGATTACAGTTTAAAATTGATACTGCAAAGTTGTGCATAACATGCAGAAAGAGGTCTTGACATTTCTCACGATTATAAAGTGAGTTATGTCACATGGAAGAGTTAGGAGGTTAAAAATTAAAAATTAAAAATTAA
It contains:
- a CDS encoding RidA family protein; this encodes MEKRVINPWEWQNERSYNQAVEVKNPEGTLYVSGQAAVNADGTSSNENMESQIKLALNNLEQVIAKAGYEPKGIVRLTIYTTNTADLWPHFNIIQDWIAKHGVQQATSLMEVKSLFETLKVEFEATVVK